The nucleotide sequence TCTGGACCGAGCTTGCTGAAGCCTATCTCAAACCCGAGTGATTTCCATGACCGCCGTTTATCAATTCAATGCAGCTATCGTCCGCACGCCGGGGCGATCCGTCGTCAATGGTTTGCGCGCCGATGACAGGGGTAATCCGACCTACGAAGGTGTCAGGGAAGAACACGAAGCCTATGTGCAGGCGTTGCGAAACGCTGGTGTCGAGGTGACGGTTCTGCCGCCGATGGAAGATTTTCCGGATTCGATATTTGTAGAAGATCCGGCGCTGGTGTTCCACGAAGGCGCGGTTCTGCTGCGTCCCGGCGCACCATCGCGCATGGGTGAGACGGCTGAAATCGAACCGGTTCTGCGTTCGCTCTTTGAGAATGTCGTGTCGCTCCCTTCGCCGGGTTTCGCCGATGGCGGTGATGTGCTGGTGACGCCCAAGGTGGTGATGATCGGCCTGTCGGCGCGTACCGACAATAGTGGCGCCGAAGGGCTTCGGGCTGCACTGGCAGGGCTCGGACGCGCCGCTGAAATTGTCGAGACGCCGAAGGGTGTACTGCACTTCAAGACCGACTGCTCGCTGCTGGACGAGGAGACGGTGCTTGCGACGCACAGGCTGGCGGGTTCCGGCTTCTTTCGAGGCATGCGTGAAATTGTGACGCCGGAAGGTGAAGAGGCAGCCGCCAATGCGCTTCGGGTCAACGATGTCGTTTTCGTCGGCGCGGACTATCCCCGCACGATCGATAAGCTTGATAAGGAGGGATATAAGGTTGTCCCCCTCAAGACAGGCGAAATCGGGCGGATCGATGCAGGCCTGTCATGCATGTCGCTCAGGTGGCGGCGATAGTCAGAAAAAGGTTCCGAAAAATGGATCGGCGCGGTAATACCGCGCCGATTTTCGTTTGATGTTGCTTCAGGCCCGACGCCTCTATGATGACGCGTTCAACGCACGAGAGAACGTTTGAAGCGAGCTTCGAGTTTCGCCTGGCCATATTCCAGAACGACGGACAGGGCCCAGTAGATCATCGATGCGGTTATGAGCATTTCGATGTGCCGGAACTCGGTCTGGCCTTGTGTGCGGGCAAGATACATGAGTTCCCATACGCCGATGACGGAGACCAGCGACGAGTCTTTCAGCATGGCTATGAACTGGTTGCCCGTTGGCGGAATGATGATGCGCATTGCCTGAGGAAGAATGACCAGCCACATTGTTTGTGATGGTCCGAGGCCCAAGGCCGCAGCACCCTCCTGCTGTCCGCGCGGGATGCTTTCGATGCCGGCACGAAAGATTTCCGTCATGTAAGCGCCGTAGCACAGCGACAACGCCAGAATACCGGCGGGAATCGGCCCGATGACATAACCCACCTGCGGCAAGCCGAGGTAAATAATGTAAATCTGCATCAGCAATGGCAGGCCGCGGAAGAGCGAGGTGTAGAACGTCGCCAGACCGTAGACCAGACCGTTCTTGGAGAGTTTGGCCACAGCCCCGATGAGCGCCAGAACGGTTGCGAAGAAGATGGAGGCGGTGGAAATATAAAGCGTCGTGACGACGCCCTGACTGATGAGAAATCCGACCTTTCTGGCGATGAATTCAAACGAGAGATTGAATGAATAAAAGAAGATCATCAGCAGCAGGAACAGTTCCGTCCAAATGGCGATGATCTGTGCCCAACGCGGAAAAAGTCTCAGAAAGCTCCAATTGGCGAAGATTATGAGACTGAGCAGAACAGAGGAAAGCAACGTCGCCTTGGTGAAACCCGCCTTCGCGACTTTGGGATCGATCCCCAGCCAGTTTGTTATGCCCGAGAACCGGACATTCATGAAACAGAAGAGCGCTGTCAGGATAACAAAAAGAGCTACCTGAACAGTTCGTTTAGCGGCCTCCGGCCGTGTCAGAAAAAACCTCCCGAGCATATTCTCTCCCCTGTCAGCCTGCTTTTCGCTCGGCAAGCCAATCCTGCATCTGCAATTTCCAATAGGTCAGCTGGGCAGCTGCGAGACCCGCAGCTCCTCC is from Brucella intermedia LMG 3301 and encodes:
- a CDS encoding arginine deiminase family protein → MTAVYQFNAAIVRTPGRSVVNGLRADDRGNPTYEGVREEHEAYVQALRNAGVEVTVLPPMEDFPDSIFVEDPALVFHEGAVLLRPGAPSRMGETAEIEPVLRSLFENVVSLPSPGFADGGDVLVTPKVVMIGLSARTDNSGAEGLRAALAGLGRAAEIVETPKGVLHFKTDCSLLDEETVLATHRLAGSGFFRGMREIVTPEGEEAAANALRVNDVVFVGADYPRTIDKLDKEGYKVVPLKTGEIGRIDAGLSCMSLRWRR
- a CDS encoding amino acid ABC transporter permease → MLGRFFLTRPEAAKRTVQVALFVILTALFCFMNVRFSGITNWLGIDPKVAKAGFTKATLLSSVLLSLIIFANWSFLRLFPRWAQIIAIWTELFLLLMIFFYSFNLSFEFIARKVGFLISQGVVTTLYISTASIFFATVLALIGAVAKLSKNGLVYGLATFYTSLFRGLPLLMQIYIIYLGLPQVGYVIGPIPAGILALSLCYGAYMTEIFRAGIESIPRGQQEGAAALGLGPSQTMWLVILPQAMRIIIPPTGNQFIAMLKDSSLVSVIGVWELMYLARTQGQTEFRHIEMLITASMIYWALSVVLEYGQAKLEARFKRSLVR